The Paenibacillus sophorae genome has a segment encoding these proteins:
- a CDS encoding alpha/beta fold hydrolase translates to MEKTKIHRNIAKLKSIDLFYLDTKTDGPTILCLHGRWGRAETWVDFMEHYGQQYRIIAPDQRGHGLSSKPISKYTAEEMAEDITELLVFLKIDSVILVGHSMGGRVAGYLTALYPKFVKALAILDRSASGPAKSNLPPLDQIPTIDPLTKDWPLPFSSLTEAQDFIRQAMDSNLSYQYFMNSLVETVDGYQMMFSSQAMAAGIAYDVNWFHLLPSIKCPVLLIRAKDNDAVSDEDFVKMQSLIPNCLAHEVSHPDHNVHLANKEEFYGYFDELLKKT, encoded by the coding sequence ATGGAAAAAACCAAAATCCACAGAAACATTGCGAAGTTGAAGAGCATCGATCTGTTTTATTTGGATACCAAAACCGATGGGCCAACGATTCTTTGTCTTCATGGAAGATGGGGAAGAGCTGAAACCTGGGTTGATTTTATGGAGCATTATGGGCAGCAATACAGAATCATCGCACCGGATCAAAGAGGACACGGATTGAGCAGTAAACCTATTTCGAAATATACGGCTGAAGAAATGGCTGAGGACATAACTGAACTATTAGTTTTTTTAAAGATAGATTCGGTCATTTTAGTAGGCCATTCGATGGGTGGACGAGTAGCTGGATATTTAACGGCGTTATATCCTAAGTTCGTAAAAGCATTAGCAATACTTGACAGATCCGCATCCGGACCAGCCAAATCAAACCTACCGCCGTTAGATCAAATCCCAACCATAGACCCTTTGACGAAGGATTGGCCATTACCATTTTCCAGCTTAACTGAAGCCCAAGATTTTATTCGGCAAGCCATGGATTCGAATTTGAGCTATCAATATTTCATGAATAGTTTGGTCGAAACGGTAGACGGATATCAGATGATGTTTAGTTCTCAGGCTATGGCTGCCGGTATTGCGTATGATGTAAATTGGTTCCATCTATTACCGAGCATAAAGTGTCCGGTGTTATTAATCAGAGCAAAGGACAATGATGCAGTATCTGACGAAGATTTTGTTAAAATGCAATCTCTAATCCCCAATTGCCTTGCCCATGAAGTGTCGCATCCCGACCACAATGTTCATTTAGCAAACAAAGAAGAATTTTATGGATACTTCGATGAATTATTGAAAAAAACATGA
- a CDS encoding DUF1836 domain-containing protein, protein MESFTLTRVEMSSLLLSLTGTSGHTPLHILQEAWTKLHQREMREGSSLNAFLSTNIPVILQKIIKGGKAKGLSLQEIAALGALIEYSTISITAMQNWVKRDFKEYLGAPLEGKKYSINQAAMLFMIEDLKSSLDFRSINRLFRMLFLKPERDDDDLLVPVQLYGAYALLFEENRDSAELQQDKPWGRERLAQAAETAVNRLSHLNRPQRETVRNSLLVAAVSVQACYFQTLAKQYFNASLFLDF, encoded by the coding sequence ATGGAATCTTTTACATTGACCCGCGTGGAGATGTCCTCGCTTCTGCTTTCGCTTACCGGAACGTCCGGTCACACTCCGCTGCATATTTTGCAGGAAGCGTGGACAAAGCTTCATCAACGGGAGATGAGAGAGGGGTCTTCACTTAACGCGTTCTTGTCCACAAATATTCCTGTGATTTTGCAAAAAATAATTAAAGGCGGGAAGGCAAAAGGTCTGTCCCTCCAGGAAATTGCCGCGCTCGGAGCGCTAATAGAGTATTCCACAATTTCCATTACCGCTATGCAGAACTGGGTGAAACGAGATTTCAAAGAATATCTGGGCGCGCCGCTTGAGGGGAAAAAGTATTCGATCAACCAGGCGGCTATGCTGTTTATGATCGAGGATCTGAAATCATCGCTCGACTTCCGGAGTATTAACCGGCTCTTCCGCATGCTGTTCCTGAAGCCGGAACGGGACGATGACGATCTGCTTGTGCCTGTTCAATTGTACGGCGCTTATGCCTTATTGTTTGAAGAGAACAGGGACAGCGCCGAACTTCAACAGGACAAGCCCTGGGGGAGAGAAAGATTGGCCCAGGCCGCCGAGACGGCTGTAAACCGGCTGTCCCACCTGAACCGTCCTCAAAGGGAAACCGTGCGAAACTCGCTTCTAGTCGCTGCGGTCTCGGTTCAAGCCTGTTATTTTCAGACGTTGGCCAAGCAGTATTTCAATGCCTCCCTGTTTTTGGATTTCTAG
- a CDS encoding MFS transporter, translating into MGANTLLKKPKQRKLLFSAGLSWMFDAMDVGMISFVVAALAKEWSLKSEQIGLLTSINSLGMAAGAAAAGILADRYGRKNILLWTLVIFSAATGLSALAAGFAILCVLRFIAGFGLGGELPVASTLVSESVEPAERGRAVVLLESFWALGWIASALIAYFVIPSYGWRLALVIGAVPVLYALYLRRAIDDSPRFAGIRRAPVPFKERFASVWSADHRKSTVMLWILWFTVVFSYYGMFLWLPPVMVLKGFSLVRSFEYTLIITLAQLPGYFTAAYFIEKFGRKFVLVVYLFCTAVSAAWFGFASSEGMLIAAGICLSFFNLGAWGGMYAYTPELYPTAVRSTGVGMAASFGRIGGIIAPLLVGVLVGHSVGISSIFLLFFATIIVGAAAVLFLGRETKGTELM; encoded by the coding sequence ATGGGAGCAAATACATTGCTAAAAAAACCGAAGCAGCGCAAGCTGCTCTTCAGCGCGGGCCTGAGCTGGATGTTCGACGCCATGGACGTAGGCATGATTTCTTTTGTCGTCGCGGCGCTTGCCAAGGAGTGGAGTCTTAAATCGGAACAAATTGGCCTGCTGACCAGCATCAACTCGCTTGGAATGGCAGCGGGAGCGGCGGCTGCGGGCATACTGGCCGACAGATACGGACGGAAAAATATTTTGCTCTGGACGCTGGTCATCTTCTCAGCAGCCACCGGGTTGTCGGCACTGGCCGCAGGGTTTGCCATACTATGCGTGCTGCGTTTCATCGCAGGTTTCGGGCTTGGCGGGGAACTGCCTGTCGCGTCTACGCTCGTATCCGAGAGCGTAGAGCCCGCCGAGAGAGGGCGCGCGGTCGTTCTGCTCGAAAGCTTCTGGGCGCTGGGCTGGATTGCTTCCGCGCTGATCGCTTATTTCGTTATTCCATCGTACGGCTGGCGGCTTGCTCTCGTTATCGGGGCGGTTCCTGTGCTTTATGCCCTTTATCTGCGGCGGGCCATCGACGATTCTCCCCGGTTTGCAGGAATCCGCAGGGCGCCCGTTCCGTTCAAGGAGCGGTTCGCTTCGGTATGGTCGGCGGATCACCGCAAGTCAACCGTTATGCTCTGGATACTGTGGTTTACGGTTGTCTTCTCCTACTACGGAATGTTCTTATGGCTGCCGCCGGTGATGGTGCTGAAAGGCTTCAGCCTTGTAAGGAGCTTTGAATACACGCTGATCATAACGCTGGCACAGCTTCCCGGTTATTTTACCGCCGCCTATTTCATTGAGAAGTTCGGGCGGAAATTCGTGCTCGTCGTGTACCTGTTCTGTACCGCCGTCAGCGCGGCCTGGTTCGGCTTCGCCTCATCCGAGGGGATGCTGATCGCCGCAGGAATCTGCCTGTCGTTCTTCAATCTGGGCGCATGGGGCGGAATGTACGCCTATACTCCGGAGCTGTATCCGACGGCTGTCCGCTCGACGGGTGTCGGAATGGCCGCGTCTTTTGGCCGGATCGGCGGCATTATCGCTCCATTGCTTGTCGGTGTGCTTGTTGGACATTCCGTCGGCATTTCGTCCATTTTCCTGCTGTTCTTCGCTACGATTATCGTAGGCGCCGCAGCCGTACTGTTTCTTGGCAGGGAAACGAAAGGTACCGAACTGATGTAA